ATCACGGCGATAGGACGTTCGACCTTCTTGAGCACCGAGGTCATCTGGCCGAAGGTGTCGAGAATCGAGTCGTCGGGGCAGATAACGCCGCAGGCACCGCAGTCAATGCAGCTGGCGGCTTCGATGATAAAAGCTTCGCCCTTCCGGCCACTTATGGCCTGTGTAGGGCAACGCTGCTCACAGGCGGTACAACCCGTGCAGTTCTCTGCGATTATTCGGTACGGCATGTCTCGAGCTCGACGGCAGAATTATCTCTGCATATCCACCAGTATTTCTTCTTCACGGCCTTCGCGGATCAGCTTGTCGTTGTGCAGCGCCTGCCGCATCCCCACCCAGGTAAAAAACCCGACCAGCAGCAGCGCTCCCGCTACCGGCATATTGTCGGGCTTGGAAATGATCTCGACGAACTGACCCCAAGCGGTCATCTGGTGCGGCGAAGCTGCTGCAGACAATAAAAACAAAACGAAACCTCCGTGGACAGCCCCTCTATAAAGGGAACCAGAAAAGCAGCCTACGCAGCCCGCCAAGGGTTGTCAATAAAGTAGATTCTCACGCTGAAGAGCCTTCGTGGCGCAAAGCAAATGCTTGCCAGGTAAGGCCCATACCTTCGCCGAAACTGACGACAGGTGAGTAGTCCAGTGATTTTTCAGCCTTGCTTATGTCCGCCAGCGAGTCGCGCACGTCCCCCTGTCGGGGGGGGCCATGAACCCGCTCTACCCGTTTACCGGAAGCGTCTTCGATGGCGGCCAGTATATTGAGCAACGAATAACGTTCGCCACAAGCGACATTGAACACGTCACCCACGGCGTCGGCCCCGGCTTCCAGAGCGAGCAGGTTGGCGCGGACGACGTTGGCGACGTAGGTGAAATCCCGTGTCTGTTCACCGTCGCCATCAATGGATGCACTGGTAGCGGCCAGGGCGCAATGCATGAAAGCCGGTATCACGGCCGCGTATGCTGAGTCCGGCCGCTGGCGAGGACCAAAAACGTTAAAATAGCGAAGCGAGACCGTTTCGAGCCCGTAGATACCTGCAAAAACCCGTGTATAGTTTTCGGCGGCCAGTTTACTTGCCGCGTAGGGCGAAACCGGCGCCGTAGGCAAGGTTTCAACCTTGGGCAAAGCAGGGTTGGCTCCGTAGACGGACGATGAAGACGAATATACAAGGCGCCGAACGCCGGCATCTCGAGCGGCGATCAACACGTTAAGTGTCCCGTTGACGTTCACGGCATGACTAGTCGCGGGGTCATCTATCGAACGCGGAACCGAACCAAGAGCAGCAAGGTGCAAGACGCTGTCAACTCCGACCATGGCCCGCGCTACGGCATCGCTGTCGCGTATGTCACACTCCCTCAGGTCTACCTCGCCGCCGAGATCTTCGATGTTGGATCGCAAACCATTAGAAAAATCGTCGACCACCCGCACTTCGTCCCCGCGCGCGAGCAACGCCTCTACAATATTCGAACCGATGAAGCCGGCTCCGCCCGTTACCAGGATCATGACTGCTCGGGTTTCAACCTGCCGCCTTGTCGGGCGGTTTGGCGGCCGCCAGCACCTCGCGGGCGAGAGGCCGTCTCATGCGGTCGAAGACGTTGAACTTGAAGATGTGCCAGAACGCAGCCACACCATCCTTCCATGTGATTTTCTTTCCGTCCCCGTAATCACGCCCCCAGTAAGATATGGGAAGTTCGTAAATACGGCAGTGCATCTGAGCGACCCGCGCGGTGACCTCGGGCTCAAAACCAAAGCGATTACTGGTGAGCCTCATCGCCTGGATCACTTCCCTACGAAATGCCTTGTAGCCTGTCTCCATGTCAGTGAGGTTCAGGTTGGTAAAAACGTTAGACATCAAGGTAAGGAACTGGTTACCCAGCTGGTGCCAGAAAAACAGGACCCTGTGGGGACCGCCGAGAAAGCGGGAACCGTAAACGACGTCGGCCACGCCCTGCGCGATCGGCTCGAGCAAGCGAGGGTACTCGACCGGGTCGTACTCCAGGTCAGCGTCCTGGACTATTACCACGTCATTGGAAGCCACAGCCAGCGCCGTACGTATGGCGGCACCCTTGCCCCGGTTGACGGGATGAAAAAGCACCTCCAGGTCAGGCTGCTCGAGAGCAATAATCTCAAGCAGTTCACGGGTTCCATCGGTGGAACAGTCGTCGACCAGGATTATCTGCGTCTCGACCTCTACCGCGCGCACCTTTTCGACCAGGGAGCGGATCGTGGCGACTTCGTTAAAAACCGGCACGAGTACCGAAAGACTGGGAAGCTCGCTCATACTCTTAGTTTTTCGTCGCCTCCTGCGACAAGGAATCCCCGGACACTGCGTTCAAAATATCCGAATCAGCGTACCGAGGCTCCAGTTTAGTGGTTTTAGCGGCCGGCAGAAACCACCTGTTGGCAAATCTCAGCAAGCCCCACAGAAAGCCGACCCCCCAGGCATGATGAATCGTTGCCAGCGCTAGCACACCGGCAGCGCTCGCAGACGGTGTTTTTCCGTCTTTGCAGGCAACCGCGGCCGCAAACAGCAGGTAAGCCAGCACCGCGGTAGCGACCAACGGGCCCGCCAACGAAACAAATGGAGAGACGAGCAGGCCGAGCAACAACGCAGCATCGAACAGGGGGGGAACAAAATGGCGCAGGCTCATCTGAGCCCTGTGCTTCTGGAGTACCCTCACCTTCCAGGTCCCGTACTGGAAGAACTGGATGGCCAACGATCGCCAGGTCTGCCTGTTCTGGTACCACGACTTGATGTCTGGAGACAGGACGATCCTGCCCCCCTGCCCGCGCAAGCGATAGTTGAACTCGTCGTCCTGGTTCCTCACCAGCTCTTCGTCAAAAAGGCCCTGCTCTTCGAACACCCGACGCGGCCAGGCCCCCATGTAGACGGTGTCGGTTTCCATCTCTTCGCTCGCAAAATGAAACGAGGCGCCTACGCCGAAGCGGGACGCCATCGCCCGCGCAACCGCGTCGCCGAACACCCCTCCCCCGAGCGAAACCATGGGCCCACCCGCGTTGTCAGCAGCCGTGCGTTCGAGTACGTCAACCACTCTATCCAGATAATCAGCCGCCAACTGGGTATGAACATCCACGCGAACAATGATGTCGCCCCGCGACTCGCGAATGGCCAGGTTGAGACTGCTGGGCACGATGCCGGCCGGGTTGTCCAGAATCCGAAGGCGGGAGTCCTGACTCGCGATTACTTCGAGCAGGCCCCGCGTGTTGTCAGTAGAGCAGCCGTCCACAACGATGATCTCCATCCTGTCGGCCGGGTAGTCCTGCTTGAGTACTCCCCTCACACAGCCCTCGATCCAAAGGGACTCGTTACGGGCCGGTACGACTACACTTACAAAGGGCCTGTTCATCCCGCGCCCCCTGACACCGCCAGCTCGTAGACTTTCCTGGTTTCACTCACCATCACCGGAATCGAAAACCTGTGCCTCGCTTCCTCCCGAGCCGCGGCACCTACCGATGCTGCGAGTTCAGTGTCCGCGGCCAGCTGCAGCGCCCGACCAGCGAGTGCCGACGCGTCACCGAAATCCACCAGCCAGCCGGTTCGACCCTCATCGAGGAGTTCGGGTGTACCGCCGGCCGGCGTCGCGACAACCGGCAGGCCGGCTGCCATGGCCTCGAGTACCACGTTGGGCGCGCCTTCCCAGTCCGAGCAGAGCCAGAACTGCCCCAACGAAGCAAGCATGGACGCAATATCGTCTACATTGCCACGAAAACTGATGGCATGGGCGAGGCCCAGTTCGCTGGACCTGTTTTCAAGCTCTCCCCTGAGCGACCCGCCACCAGCAATAACGAAACGAGCCTCGGGGTCACCTTCCAGTACCAATCGCGCAGCTTCGAGAAACATACCCAAGTTTTTCTGTGGCTGCAGCCGCCCCACAGTGCCGATGACGAGGCCCTCGGACGGGGCCGGGTTATCTACAAAAAATTCTTCGCCCACGCCATTGTATACAATGCTGGACCGCTTGCGCTGGAGGCCATAATGCTCGACTGCGTAATCGGCCATGGCCTGAGAATTACAGATGACCGCGGCCGAACCCTGAAACGCGCGGCGGATTACCCACCGTCTCAGGAGTGAAGGCTCGGGCTTGCAGTTCCTGGCTGAGCCCACCAGAAGAACTCCCGGCAACAGCCGTGTGGCCAGCCAGGCGTAAGAACTCGCAATAAAAAGAAACGCATGCACGAGCTCGATACGGTCCTGCCTCAAGCTACTGGCGAGCGAGACCACCCGGCGCAAGCTCAGGCCTCCCCGGCTAGCGATTATTCGTAGCTCTACTCCAGCGTCACTCAGTCTTTTGCCCCAGGGCTCAACGACATCTGACAGGCAGTACACTACAACATGATCAGTAGCGGCCAGGCCGACTGCGAGATTGTAGAGTTGCCTCTCGGCACCTCCGTAGCCCAGCCCGCCTATTACCAGTCCGACTCGCACGGCATCTAGGTCTTATATTTTGAACACGGTCGAGGTTGGGAATTCTTTCATTCCGTTGCGGGTATCGAGCACAACACAGCCACTGTCCGACACCAGGCCGAGGTCAAAGACACGGTGGTTGGTGAGCAATATCACCAGGTCAGCGGCTCGAAGCACGCTATCTTCCAGGGGAACCGAAGACATCGGCTCACCTTCGAGGACAACCTTGTCCACGTAGGGATCACAGAACGAGATATTGGCACCCTTGCGCAGCAACAAGGTCATCACGTCGAGGGCCGGAGATTCGCGCACGTCGTTGGTATTAGCTTTGTAAGCGACACCGAGACAGAGGATGCTGGCCCCTCGCACCGCTTTCTCCTGCTCGTTTAGAAGGTCAACGGTCCGCGAAACAACGAAGGCCGGCTTCTCCGCGTTGATCTCGGCCGCGAGTTCGATAAAACGCGCTGAGAAACCCTCGGCACGGGCCTTCCAGGTGAGGTAATGGGGATCCACCGGTATGCAGTGCCCGCCCAGCCCCGGCCCGGGGTAAAACGGCATGAAGCCGAAAGGCTTGGTAGCCGCAGCATCGATAACCTCCCAGACATCTATGCCGAATCGATCGCACATCTGGCTCATCTCGTTGACGAGCGCAATGTTCACACTACGAAAAGTGTTCTCCAGCAACTTTACCATCTCGGCCACGCGGGTCGTGCTAACCAGGACAACCTCGTCTATGCAACGACCGTACAAGGCGGCAGCCGCCTCGGTGGCGATAGGCCCGTGTCCGCCCACGACCTTGGGAATATTGCGAGTGGTGTAGTCCTTGTTGCCGGGGTCGGTCCTCTCCGGCGAAAATGCGACGAACACGTCCTGGCCGGGGTCGAAACCAGCGTCCCTCAGCATGGGCAGCACCAGTTCCTCGGTTGTTCCCGGGTAGGTGGTACTCTCTAGTATCATCAATTGCCCAGGTTTCATGTGAGCCGCGATACTTTTGACAGCATCGACCACGAACGACAGGTTAGGTTCCTTGGTTTTGCGCAAGGGAGTCGGCACACAGATATTCACGGTGTCGAGCTCAGCCACCATCGAAAAATCAGTCGTGGCCTGCAAGCGCCCCGATGACACCAACGGTGCGATGGTCTCGTCGGGCACGTCCATTATGTACGAATGACCGGCGTTGATGGCGTCAACCTTGTCCGCCTGGACATCAAAGCCGATCACCTTCAGACCCCCGGCCGCCATTTCAACAGCAAGTGGTAAACCGACATAGCCCAATCCAACTACACCGGCGCAAGCCTGACCGCTGCGAATGCGTTCAATGAGATCCATTGGACGACTCCTCCTTCTTCATTAACGTGTTGTCTCCGAGAAATACTTTTTCCTGTTTCATGATGCTCTCCAGCAGCGGCGCCGTAAGGGGCTGCCCTCCCTGCCTGTCGAACCAGATATTATACCTGCCCACACCAGCACGGTTCCAACTGCTCTCTCCAGCCGAAAGCCACTTGCCCAGCGCCAGGTGCTGGCGCTTCATTTGCTGGTCATCCCTGAACACGTAGCAGAATCTCTCCGCCTGCAGTGCCATGCTGGTGTAGGGCGGGTAGCGCTCCTTCTGCAGTGGCGCCAGGGTCACGGTCTCGCCCGCAGCAAAAACAACATGGTACAAGGGTCCAGCCGAAAAGCAGTGTTCAAGG
The DNA window shown above is from Candidatus Binatota bacterium and carries:
- a CDS encoding SDR family oxidoreductase; translation: MILVTGGAGFIGSNIVEALLARGDEVRVVDDFSNGLRSNIEDLGGEVDLRECDIRDSDAVARAMVGVDSVLHLAALGSVPRSIDDPATSHAVNVNGTLNVLIAARDAGVRRLVYSSSSSVYGANPALPKVETLPTAPVSPYAASKLAAENYTRVFAGIYGLETVSLRYFNVFGPRQRPDSAYAAVIPAFMHCALAATSASIDGDGEQTRDFTYVANVVRANLLALEAGADAVGDVFNVACGERYSLLNILAAIEDASGKRVERVHGPPRQGDVRDSLADISKAEKSLDYSPVVSFGEGMGLTWQAFALRHEGSSA
- a CDS encoding glycosyltransferase family 2 protein → MSELPSLSVLVPVFNEVATIRSLVEKVRAVEVETQIILVDDCSTDGTRELLEIIALEQPDLEVLFHPVNRGKGAAIRTALAVASNDVVIVQDADLEYDPVEYPRLLEPIAQGVADVVYGSRFLGGPHRVLFFWHQLGNQFLTLMSNVFTNLNLTDMETGYKAFRREVIQAMRLTSNRFGFEPEVTARVAQMHCRIYELPISYWGRDYGDGKKITWKDGVAAFWHIFKFNVFDRMRRPLAREVLAAAKPPDKAAG
- a CDS encoding glycosyltransferase family 2 protein, with product MNRPFVSVVVPARNESLWIEGCVRGVLKQDYPADRMEIIVVDGCSTDNTRGLLEVIASQDSRLRILDNPAGIVPSSLNLAIRESRGDIIVRVDVHTQLAADYLDRVVDVLERTAADNAGGPMVSLGGGVFGDAVARAMASRFGVGASFHFASEEMETDTVYMGAWPRRVFEEQGLFDEELVRNQDDEFNYRLRGQGGRIVLSPDIKSWYQNRQTWRSLAIQFFQYGTWKVRVLQKHRAQMSLRHFVPPLFDAALLLGLLVSPFVSLAGPLVATAVLAYLLFAAAVACKDGKTPSASAAGVLALATIHHAWGVGFLWGLLRFANRWFLPAAKTTKLEPRYADSDILNAVSGDSLSQEATKN
- a CDS encoding glycosyltransferase, with the protein product MRVGLVIGGLGYGGAERQLYNLAVGLAATDHVVVYCLSDVVEPWGKRLSDAGVELRIIASRGGLSLRRVVSLASSLRQDRIELVHAFLFIASSYAWLATRLLPGVLLVGSARNCKPEPSLLRRWVIRRAFQGSAAVICNSQAMADYAVEHYGLQRKRSSIVYNGVGEEFFVDNPAPSEGLVIGTVGRLQPQKNLGMFLEAARLVLEGDPEARFVIAGGGSLRGELENRSSELGLAHAISFRGNVDDIASMLASLGQFWLCSDWEGAPNVVLEAMAAGLPVVATPAGGTPELLDEGRTGWLVDFGDASALAGRALQLAADTELAASVGAAAREEARHRFSIPVMVSETRKVYELAVSGGAG
- a CDS encoding nucleotide sugar dehydrogenase, yielding MDLIERIRSGQACAGVVGLGYVGLPLAVEMAAGGLKVIGFDVQADKVDAINAGHSYIMDVPDETIAPLVSSGRLQATTDFSMVAELDTVNICVPTPLRKTKEPNLSFVVDAVKSIAAHMKPGQLMILESTTYPGTTEELVLPMLRDAGFDPGQDVFVAFSPERTDPGNKDYTTRNIPKVVGGHGPIATEAAAALYGRCIDEVVLVSTTRVAEMVKLLENTFRSVNIALVNEMSQMCDRFGIDVWEVIDAAATKPFGFMPFYPGPGLGGHCIPVDPHYLTWKARAEGFSARFIELAAEINAEKPAFVVSRTVDLLNEQEKAVRGASILCLGVAYKANTNDVRESPALDVMTLLLRKGANISFCDPYVDKVVLEGEPMSSVPLEDSVLRAADLVILLTNHRVFDLGLVSDSGCVVLDTRNGMKEFPTSTVFKI